Proteins encoded within one genomic window of Bacillus sp. 1NLA3E:
- a CDS encoding amino acid permease — protein sequence MGKSEKELSTFNDPAVKKEKGLQRKLEARHLTMMAIGGAIGTGLFVSSGSAINTAGPGGALVAYILVGAMVYFVMTSLGEMASFMPVSGSFETHATKFVDPAFGFALGWNYWYTTAITLPADLTAASMIMHYWFPNSSSLLWSGLALAFLLVLNILSVKGYGESEYWFASIKVIAIIIFLVVGVAMIFGIMGGHAVGFGNFTRGDAPFHGGMLSIFSVILVAGFAFQGTEVVATAAGETKDPAKNVPQAIRSIFWRILIFYVLTIFVVGLIIPYTDPNLLKTGIKNVSISPFTLVFRRAGLAFAASAMNAVLLTSVLSAANSAMYGSSRMLWALAEGGKAPRIFAKLNSRGVPMFALFLTSIVGVLTFLSSLFGNGSVFLWLMNASAMTGFIKWLGIAVSHYRFRKAYIAQGRDLSQLPYKAKWFPFGPIITILFLFIFVFGQVVLINDQGWVEIVSTYISIPAFLLLWFGYKIIKKTKVVPLKECDFDLKE from the coding sequence ATGGGGAAATCAGAAAAAGAGTTAAGCACCTTCAACGATCCTGCCGTAAAGAAAGAAAAAGGATTACAACGAAAGCTGGAAGCAAGGCATTTAACGATGATGGCCATTGGTGGTGCAATTGGAACCGGGTTGTTTGTGTCCAGCGGGTCAGCCATCAACACTGCGGGACCAGGAGGTGCACTTGTAGCATACATCCTGGTAGGAGCAATGGTGTATTTTGTCATGACTAGTCTAGGAGAGATGGCCTCGTTTATGCCAGTATCGGGATCGTTTGAAACACATGCAACAAAGTTTGTTGATCCCGCTTTTGGATTTGCTTTAGGATGGAATTATTGGTATACCACTGCTATTACACTACCAGCCGACTTAACTGCCGCCTCTATGATCATGCACTATTGGTTCCCAAACTCGTCTTCACTTTTGTGGAGTGGATTGGCTTTGGCCTTTTTGTTAGTGCTAAATATTTTATCTGTCAAGGGCTATGGTGAAAGCGAATACTGGTTTGCCAGTATTAAAGTCATTGCAATCATTATATTCCTCGTTGTAGGTGTTGCCATGATTTTTGGAATCATGGGAGGACATGCAGTTGGTTTTGGTAACTTTACACGTGGTGATGCGCCTTTTCATGGCGGAATGCTTTCAATCTTTAGTGTGATCCTCGTAGCCGGTTTTGCTTTCCAAGGCACAGAGGTAGTGGCAACTGCTGCCGGTGAAACAAAAGATCCGGCTAAAAATGTGCCGCAAGCGATTCGATCTATTTTTTGGAGAATCCTTATATTCTATGTGCTTACCATTTTCGTTGTCGGTTTGATTATCCCCTACACAGATCCGAATTTACTAAAAACAGGTATCAAAAATGTTTCCATCAGCCCTTTCACACTAGTCTTTAGAAGAGCTGGATTAGCATTTGCCGCCTCCGCAATGAACGCTGTGCTGTTAACATCTGTTTTATCGGCAGCAAACTCTGCTATGTATGGTTCTTCCCGTATGCTTTGGGCATTAGCAGAAGGAGGAAAAGCACCGCGCATCTTTGCTAAACTCAACTCGCGCGGAGTTCCAATGTTTGCGTTATTTCTCACTTCAATCGTAGGGGTTCTAACGTTTTTATCTTCTTTGTTCGGCAACGGCTCTGTCTTTCTTTGGCTGATGAACGCCTCTGCCATGACAGGGTTTATCAAATGGCTGGGGATTGCGGTAAGTCATTACCGTTTCCGTAAGGCATATATTGCCCAAGGCAGAGATTTAAGTCAATTACCGTACAAGGCTAAATGGTTCCCTTTTGGGCCGATTATCACTATATTGTTCCTGTTTATCTTCGTATTTGGACAAGTCGTATTGATTAATGATCAAGGTTGGGTGGAAATAGTATCGACGTATATCAGTATTCCTGCCTTTCTCCTTTTATGGTTTGGCTATAAAATTATTAAAAAGACAAAAGTCGTTCCTCTTAAAGAATGTGATTTTGACCTAAAAGAATAA
- a CDS encoding 1-aminocyclopropane-1-carboxylate deaminase/D-cysteine desulfhydrase has protein sequence MNRITIANVPTKIEKLNFFNKHLNKTVFIKRDDQTGMATSGNKIRKLEYLLQDAQNQKCDYLITSGGIQSNHARATAVLAAKFRMKTLLILKAGEINRMEGNLFFNQLVGAKIKLVSENEYRDLTPMIEELKEELIDSGHRPYVIPMGGSNGIGAQGYVDAYYEILHQEQELGLVFDTIVVTNGSGGTYAGLSYANKESHQNKTIIGMSVLNQSEEAVHDILHVLTDMNQYRDNHFCFSTSEINIIDRYIGLGYGKSQLDELKFIEKFAQEEGLILDPVYTGKAMYGLYNELKNGNFQESQNILFIHTGGIFGWTDEKINMLFGAV, from the coding sequence ATGAACAGAATAACGATTGCCAATGTACCTACAAAGATTGAAAAATTGAACTTTTTCAATAAACACTTAAATAAAACCGTCTTTATCAAACGTGATGACCAAACAGGAATGGCTACATCGGGAAATAAGATCAGAAAGCTGGAATATTTGCTTCAAGATGCCCAAAACCAAAAATGTGATTATCTAATTACCAGTGGTGGGATTCAATCGAACCATGCGAGAGCAACTGCTGTTTTAGCGGCTAAATTTCGAATGAAAACTTTGTTAATTTTAAAAGCCGGAGAAATAAATCGGATGGAAGGGAATCTGTTTTTCAATCAATTAGTAGGTGCAAAGATTAAGCTTGTAAGTGAGAATGAGTACCGGGATTTAACACCTATGATCGAAGAATTGAAGGAGGAATTGATTGACTCCGGACACCGCCCTTATGTTATTCCGATGGGAGGCTCAAACGGCATTGGTGCACAAGGGTATGTAGACGCCTATTATGAAATCCTGCACCAGGAACAGGAATTAGGATTAGTGTTTGATACGATTGTGGTGACCAACGGCTCAGGCGGTACATATGCCGGATTGTCATATGCAAATAAAGAAAGCCATCAAAATAAAACCATAATTGGTATGAGTGTATTAAATCAGAGTGAAGAAGCAGTTCATGATATATTACATGTTTTAACAGATATGAATCAATATAGAGACAATCATTTCTGTTTTTCGACTTCGGAGATCAACATTATTGATCGCTATATAGGATTAGGTTATGGCAAAAGCCAATTAGATGAACTGAAATTTATCGAGAAATTTGCACAAGAAGAAGGATTAATCCTTGACCCCGTATATACCGGGAAGGCGATGTATGGTTTGTACAACGAACTTAAAAATGGAAACTTTCAAGAAAGCCAAAACATATTGTTTATTCACACCGGTGGAATTTTTGGATGGACGGATGAAAAGATTAATATGTTGTTTGGAGCCGTTTAA
- a CDS encoding helix-turn-helix transcriptional regulator: MNMKVKNKEIIDHYKKLVEFLGKVLGENYEVILHIIEKGNSYVGAIANNHISGRTVSAPLTGLALKMMKDRTYLDKDYITNYKGFTKLGEEIRGSTYFIKDENNELIGMFCINFDSSKHRKIAIDILDLVQTQLNMISPTLVETAISKKEKIEEHHDHEFIEYFSDSIEEVVKSIVDPSLLNPNIILKQEQKIEIIKQLYKKGIFQLKGAVSQVAELLNVSEPSIYRYLKIIDKDKK, encoded by the coding sequence ATGAATATGAAAGTTAAGAATAAAGAAATTATTGATCACTACAAAAAACTGGTGGAATTTTTAGGAAAAGTCCTTGGGGAAAACTATGAGGTTATTTTACACATTATCGAGAAAGGCAATTCCTATGTTGGAGCCATTGCAAATAATCATATCAGCGGGCGAACGGTTAGTGCACCATTAACAGGACTTGCTCTTAAAATGATGAAAGACAGAACGTATTTAGATAAGGACTATATAACAAACTACAAAGGTTTTACTAAATTAGGTGAAGAAATTCGAGGTTCTACTTATTTTATTAAAGATGAAAATAATGAATTAATTGGAATGTTTTGTATCAATTTTGATTCAAGTAAACATAGAAAAATTGCCATTGACATTCTGGATTTAGTTCAGACACAACTAAACATGATAAGCCCAACTTTAGTTGAAACAGCTATTTCTAAAAAAGAAAAAATAGAAGAACACCATGATCATGAATTTATCGAATATTTTTCAGATTCAATTGAAGAGGTTGTAAAGTCAATCGTTGACCCCTCTCTTTTAAATCCAAATATCATTCTAAAACAGGAACAAAAAATAGAAATAATAAAACAGTTATACAAGAAAGGAATATTTCAATTAAAAGGTGCCGTATCCCAAGTCGCTGAGTTATTGAATGTATCTGAACCCAGTATATACAGATACTTAAAAATAATTGATAAGGATAAAAAGTAA
- a CDS encoding DMSO/selenate family reductase complex A subunit codes for MSIKLDRRTFLKLSGSVAGTVAVSGTWEVLTKEQLASAVNTDEGTQVIPVLCNHNCGGRCQIKAHVKDGVVVRITTDDRPDLENNPQLRACLKGRATRNRVYHPDRLKYPMKRVGKRGEGKFERITWDEATDLIAKNLKKIVDQYGPHSVYVNYATGDEGAMAGRTSAKRLMNMMGGYLGYYGSYSSACLKYTAPFVTGYRDTNSYQTLHHSKLIILSGFNPAETVFETNSNYYLAKAKKAGAKVIVIDPRYTESAATFGDQWIPIVPSTDTALFSAMAYVIITENLHDQAFLDKYTIGFDEEHMPEGVPSGNSYKSYILGTTDGQTKTPEWAAAITGIDANTIKNLAREYATTKPAQLLQGLGPQRHAQGESSVRAGIVLAAMTGNIGILGGGWGGGEGGRKLGLDVGELPTGDNPVETQISVFMWTDAVVRGTEMTEKDGVQNGPLKSNLKFMWNLGSNTLVNQHADINKTIKILEDESKLEYIVVSEQFMTPSAKFADILLPSDHAFERYDFGFPWTGENYILFGNKVIEPPGECKHDYWWMSKVAEKLGLGEKFTEGKTQEDWMKQLVADAQKADPQFPSWEELKKKGLYRSDAREYVSYEKEIKDPANNPFQTPSGKIEIFSKTLFDMKNDEIPGVPKYTPAAEGPEDSLREKYPLQCFGPHIKRRTHSTWDETPWMEEAEPQQMWINPEDAQARGLQDGDKAKVYNDRGALVIPVRITKRIRPGVVSIPQGAWYTPDDKGVCQRGCINILTSQRPTPLAHGNGQHTNLVQVKKL; via the coding sequence ATGAGTATTAAACTTGACCGAAGAACCTTCCTCAAATTATCCGGAAGTGTTGCAGGAACGGTGGCAGTCTCAGGAACGTGGGAAGTTCTCACAAAAGAACAATTAGCTTCAGCAGTCAATACTGACGAGGGTACACAAGTTATTCCAGTATTATGTAATCACAACTGTGGGGGCCGTTGTCAGATCAAAGCCCATGTAAAAGATGGTGTAGTTGTAAGAATTACAACTGATGATAGACCGGACTTGGAAAATAATCCACAGTTACGTGCTTGTCTTAAAGGGCGTGCAACCCGTAACCGCGTTTATCATCCAGACCGCTTGAAATACCCTATGAAGAGAGTGGGTAAACGCGGTGAAGGTAAGTTTGAGAGAATTACTTGGGATGAGGCAACAGACCTTATAGCCAAAAATCTCAAAAAAATAGTAGATCAATACGGACCACACTCAGTTTATGTTAATTATGCCACTGGGGACGAAGGAGCCATGGCCGGAAGAACTAGTGCCAAGCGGTTAATGAATATGATGGGTGGTTATCTTGGCTATTATGGTTCCTATAGTTCCGCCTGTTTAAAATACACCGCTCCCTTCGTGACGGGATACCGGGATACCAATAGTTATCAAACTTTGCATCATTCAAAACTTATTATTTTAAGTGGATTTAATCCAGCTGAAACTGTCTTTGAGACGAACTCAAACTACTATCTGGCAAAAGCGAAAAAGGCCGGTGCCAAAGTTATTGTTATCGATCCTCGTTATACTGAATCTGCTGCAACGTTTGGGGATCAGTGGATTCCAATCGTTCCATCAACCGATACGGCTTTATTCTCTGCTATGGCTTATGTCATTATTACAGAAAATTTACATGATCAAGCTTTCTTGGATAAATATACAATCGGCTTTGATGAAGAGCATATGCCTGAAGGAGTTCCATCGGGGAATTCTTATAAAAGTTATATTTTAGGAACTACAGATGGACAGACAAAGACTCCTGAGTGGGCTGCTGCTATTACGGGAATCGATGCCAATACTATCAAAAATCTGGCAAGAGAGTATGCGACAACAAAACCTGCTCAGTTGTTGCAAGGTCTTGGCCCACAGCGTCACGCACAAGGTGAATCTTCTGTACGCGCTGGTATTGTTCTTGCCGCAATGACAGGGAACATTGGAATTCTCGGCGGCGGCTGGGGCGGCGGCGAAGGTGGCCGTAAATTAGGATTAGATGTCGGCGAATTACCTACAGGAGACAATCCTGTGGAAACACAAATCTCCGTGTTCATGTGGACGGATGCTGTGGTTCGAGGAACCGAGATGACTGAAAAAGACGGAGTTCAGAATGGTCCGCTGAAGAGCAATCTTAAGTTCATGTGGAATTTAGGCAGCAACACGTTAGTCAATCAGCACGCGGATATTAATAAAACGATTAAAATCCTAGAAGACGAAAGTAAACTAGAATATATCGTAGTATCGGAACAGTTTATGACACCAAGTGCAAAGTTTGCAGATATTCTTTTGCCGTCTGACCATGCCTTTGAACGGTATGACTTTGGCTTTCCGTGGACAGGTGAAAACTATATCCTGTTTGGAAATAAGGTCATTGAACCACCCGGCGAATGTAAGCACGATTACTGGTGGATGAGTAAAGTAGCTGAGAAACTGGGCCTTGGGGAGAAATTTACCGAAGGAAAGACCCAAGAGGATTGGATGAAACAGCTGGTTGCGGATGCACAGAAAGCAGACCCTCAATTCCCAAGCTGGGAAGAACTTAAGAAGAAGGGCCTCTATCGAAGTGATGCCAGGGAATACGTCTCATACGAAAAAGAGATTAAGGATCCAGCCAACAATCCATTCCAAACCCCTTCAGGGAAAATTGAGATTTTCTCAAAAACACTCTTTGATATGAAAAACGATGAAATTCCTGGAGTTCCTAAATACACTCCTGCCGCAGAGGGGCCTGAGGATTCGCTCAGAGAAAAATATCCGCTCCAGTGTTTTGGACCACATATTAAAAGGCGTACCCATTCAACTTGGGATGAAACTCCGTGGATGGAAGAGGCTGAGCCGCAACAGATGTGGATTAACCCTGAAGATGCTCAAGCTCGCGGACTGCAAGATGGAGATAAGGCCAAAGTGTACAATGACCGTGGAGCGCTAGTGATCCCTGTTCGTATCACCAAGAGAATTCGTCCGGGGGTTGTGTCCATTCCTCAAGGCGCTTGGTATACTCCTGACGATAAAGGAGTTTGTCAAAGAGGATGTATTAATATTCTTACCAGTCAACGTCCTACACCTCTTGCCCATGGTAACGGTCAACATACTAACTTGGTACAAGTTAAGAAACTCTAA
- a CDS encoding winged helix-turn-helix transcriptional regulator, giving the protein MYQRKLNSTIRCPLEYALYMIRGKWNARIICVLSYNKTLRYTDLKNELIDVTDTVLGTTLKEMIANKLINRRQYNEDNEILPRVEYSLTDKGHSLVQILENFCSWSRVYSDGENEDLFKQCHTCEHI; this is encoded by the coding sequence ATGTATCAACGCAAACTGAACTCAACCATTCGTTGTCCTTTAGAATATGCATTATATATGATCAGAGGAAAATGGAATGCAAGAATTATCTGTGTTTTATCATACAATAAGACGTTGAGGTATACCGATTTAAAAAATGAACTTATCGATGTTACCGACACCGTTCTTGGAACTACATTAAAGGAAATGATAGCAAATAAGTTAATAAACCGTAGGCAGTACAACGAGGACAATGAGATTCTACCAAGAGTCGAATATTCTTTGACGGATAAGGGTCACTCGTTAGTACAGATTTTAGAGAATTTTTGTAGTTGGTCGAGAGTTTATAGTGATGGTGAAAATGAGGATTTATTTAAACAATGTCACACTTGTGAACATATTTAG
- a CDS encoding MalY/PatB family protein, protein MIHNFDEMMNRTGTDSDKWDNEGKGGTLIPLGIADTDYKAPREVLDALRKKVDFGVFGYGYFPHARFTDAIKGWYSRHHKINIRKNEISYAPGLMTGSLWMFLDAYTNPGDKVVIQPPVYATFKKVIENFNRKAVDNPLLYQNGRYDIDFADLDNKLKMQDVKILLVCNPANPIGRVWTKEEMTRMVDLCRENNVIIISDEIHSDMIHKGLPFTSFLELCEEEDPNIVVMNSPSKIFNLASFFSAYVIVKNKKLKKAFDDIYVKYHFDYNYLGVEALITAYNQCDYYADELNEYLRNNIEFAIEFIDQHLPKLKVQYPECSYLLWIDCKELGLDSEGVIKFFEDFGVRVNAGITYGKDSGQFVRINIACTRSLLERALKQIMGNYGKCGF, encoded by the coding sequence ATGATACACAACTTTGATGAAATGATGAATCGAACTGGTACTGATTCCGATAAGTGGGACAATGAAGGGAAAGGCGGCACTTTGATTCCACTCGGGATTGCCGATACCGATTATAAGGCACCACGTGAAGTATTAGATGCCCTGAGGAAAAAAGTGGATTTTGGAGTATTTGGATATGGATATTTTCCGCATGCTCGATTTACGGATGCTATTAAAGGTTGGTATAGCCGCCATCATAAAATCAATATTAGGAAAAACGAAATTAGTTATGCTCCCGGATTAATGACAGGCTCTTTATGGATGTTTTTAGATGCTTATACCAATCCGGGAGACAAAGTGGTAATTCAGCCTCCAGTCTATGCCACATTTAAAAAGGTAATTGAGAATTTCAATAGAAAAGCTGTCGACAATCCCTTGTTATACCAAAATGGAAGGTACGATATTGATTTTGCAGATTTAGATAATAAACTGAAGATGCAGGATGTAAAAATACTTTTGGTATGTAACCCTGCCAATCCCATTGGTCGGGTATGGACAAAAGAAGAGATGACCCGAATGGTAGATTTATGCCGGGAAAATAACGTGATCATCATAAGTGATGAAATTCATAGTGACATGATCCACAAAGGGCTTCCTTTTACATCCTTTTTAGAGCTTTGTGAGGAAGAGGATCCAAATATAGTAGTGATGAACTCTCCGAGTAAAATCTTTAATTTGGCGTCGTTCTTTAGTGCTTATGTGATTGTAAAAAACAAAAAACTAAAGAAGGCGTTTGATGATATTTATGTCAAGTATCATTTCGATTATAACTATTTGGGGGTTGAGGCTTTAATAACTGCTTATAATCAATGCGATTATTACGCAGATGAATTAAATGAGTATTTACGAAACAATATCGAGTTTGCTATTGAATTTATCGATCAACATTTACCAAAATTAAAGGTTCAGTACCCTGAATGTTCCTATTTGTTGTGGATTGACTGTAAGGAACTGGGCTTAGACAGCGAAGGAGTGATCAAATTTTTCGAGGATTTCGGGGTTAGAGTCAATGCCGGAATCACATATGGCAAAGATAGCGGTCAATTTGTAAGAATAAATATTGCTTGTACAAGATCTTTACTGGAACGTGCGTTGAAACAAATAATGGGAAATTATGGTAAATGTGGTTTTTAA
- a CDS encoding RidA family protein, which translates to MKKYPEAIGPYSAFRITGNLIFTSGQLPINPETNEFPSNKIEDQTRQSLLNVKAILEENGCTMDNIIKTTVYLHNMNDFNAMNEAYKEFFVSPYPGRTAVAVEKLPKNALVEIEVIAVLDK; encoded by the coding sequence ATGAAAAAATATCCAGAGGCAATTGGCCCTTACTCAGCATTTCGTATAACAGGCAATTTAATATTTACGTCCGGACAACTTCCAATTAATCCAGAAACAAACGAATTTCCGAGCAATAAAATTGAAGATCAAACAAGACAATCTCTATTAAATGTCAAAGCAATCCTCGAAGAAAATGGCTGCACTATGGATAATATCATAAAAACGACTGTCTATTTACATAATATGAATGATTTCAATGCTATGAATGAAGCATATAAAGAATTTTTTGTTTCTCCTTACCCTGGAAGAACGGCTGTTGCAGTTGAAAAACTGCCAAAAAATGCTTTAGTTGAGATTGAGGTTATTGCAGTACTTGATAAATAA
- a CDS encoding dimethyl sulfoxide reductase anchor subunit family protein, which translates to MEWPLVLFTIALQLACGLALAVTLIDQKSRSATSKMARILGISIFPLTVVGIFSSLMHLGNPLHAANSLRHLGSSWLSREVLFSGIFAFAALIYSYFWFKERQSNRVLLGSITTILGLISIASSSMTYLLPSQAAWNSGWVPMSFLGTTLLLGAFGALVLGNLDFSHKSSRTLVCLSVFGGLALIVSTVWMLSGLGQVVEDEVATQRLQRALHLITNQYAIWFGLYVLLACVLPFTVMFKYWNGSQVSGSNEEPVVTAKGTISSIYTMLFIAVLIGTVIGRALMYVVGVGTLPPF; encoded by the coding sequence ATGGAATGGCCCTTGGTACTATTTACAATCGCTTTACAGTTAGCATGTGGTTTGGCATTGGCTGTCACATTAATTGACCAAAAAAGTCGATCCGCAACCTCAAAGATGGCCCGTATTCTAGGGATATCAATATTTCCTTTGACTGTCGTTGGAATTTTTTCATCACTTATGCATTTAGGAAATCCATTGCACGCAGCGAACTCCTTGCGACATTTGGGAAGTTCTTGGTTAAGTCGTGAGGTACTTTTTTCAGGAATCTTTGCGTTCGCTGCACTTATATATAGCTATTTCTGGTTCAAAGAGCGACAATCGAACCGGGTTCTTCTTGGTTCCATTACGACGATACTTGGTCTCATATCGATTGCCTCTAGTTCAATGACCTATCTTCTTCCCTCGCAGGCTGCATGGAATTCCGGTTGGGTTCCGATGTCGTTTTTGGGGACAACCCTTCTCTTAGGGGCTTTTGGAGCACTTGTTTTGGGAAATTTAGATTTCAGTCATAAATCCTCAAGAACATTAGTCTGTCTTTCGGTTTTCGGTGGATTAGCTCTTATCGTTTCTACGGTATGGATGCTTTCCGGTCTTGGACAGGTTGTTGAGGATGAGGTAGCAACTCAGAGGCTGCAGAGGGCCTTACATCTTATTACCAATCAATATGCTATTTGGTTTGGCCTATATGTTTTGCTAGCCTGTGTATTACCTTTTACAGTGATGTTCAAGTATTGGAATGGAAGTCAGGTCTCTGGCTCGAACGAAGAGCCAGTTGTTACCGCAAAAGGAACCATTTCAAGCATCTATACAATGCTCTTTATTGCTGTTTTGATAGGTACGGTTATTGGACGAGCATTGATGTATGTTGTGGGAGTAGGAACATTACCACCATTCTAA
- a CDS encoding 4Fe-4S dicluster domain-containing protein encodes MAKDQMAFYVDTTKCINCKTCEIACKDINNAALGQRIRKVRSFEVGEYPKIFVYNISMSCNHCEDPQCVKACPAGAYTKREDGIVVHNPDLCIGCRYCTWACPYGAPQFNEEVGKVRKCNMCIDNVKEGELPACVSACPTRAIEIGKLSDFENRPGSTISIHNLPSPGISKPSTRYKVKPEAMKG; translated from the coding sequence GTGGCGAAAGACCAGATGGCGTTTTACGTCGATACAACCAAATGCATCAATTGTAAGACTTGTGAAATCGCTTGTAAAGATATCAACAATGCTGCTTTGGGACAACGGATTCGTAAAGTGAGAAGCTTTGAGGTAGGAGAGTACCCTAAAATCTTTGTATATAACATTTCTATGTCTTGCAACCATTGTGAAGATCCACAATGTGTAAAAGCCTGCCCAGCAGGGGCATACACCAAGCGTGAAGATGGTATTGTCGTGCATAATCCAGATCTCTGTATTGGATGCCGTTATTGTACTTGGGCATGCCCGTATGGGGCTCCACAGTTTAACGAAGAAGTGGGTAAGGTGAGAAAGTGTAACATGTGTATTGATAATGTGAAAGAAGGGGAGCTTCCAGCTTGTGTAAGTGCATGCCCAACGCGTGCCATTGAAATTGGAAAGTTGTCTGATTTTGAAAATCGGCCAGGTTCTACAATTTCGATTCACAACCTTCCCTCACCTGGTATCTCCAAACCTTCAACCCGCTACAAAGTAAAACCTGAAGCAATGAAGGGATAA
- a CDS encoding thioredoxin family protein — protein MKSLESMEKFEQLKNEGKHLFVFSAGYCPDCRFVETFMPEVESKFNDYTFVRVDRDEYIDLCQQLDVFGIPSFIAFDNGKDLGRFVSKDRKTQEEVETFISGLK, from the coding sequence ATGAAAAGCTTAGAATCCATGGAGAAGTTTGAACAGTTAAAAAATGAAGGGAAGCATTTATTTGTTTTCTCAGCGGGCTATTGTCCTGATTGTAGGTTTGTCGAAACGTTTATGCCGGAAGTAGAATCAAAATTTAATGATTATACTTTTGTTCGTGTAGATCGCGATGAATATATCGACTTATGTCAGCAGCTTGATGTATTTGGAATTCCAAGCTTTATTGCTTTTGATAACGGCAAGGATTTAGGCCGCTTTGTAAGCAAAGATCGCAAAACGCAGGAAGAAGTTGAAACCTTCATTAGCGGATTAAAATAA
- a CDS encoding trans-sulfuration enzyme family protein has protein sequence MKLDTKLIHGGPLIDPHTGSSSVPIYQASTFHQAQFTESQEFTYTRFGNPTRKALEETIACLEYAKYGYAFSSGMAAISTVLLNFSQGDHLILCKDIYGGAYQLVTEMFPRYGIEYTFVDETDLDSWKKAIRKKTKGIYIETPSNPLLTITDIRGVVKLAKQHNLLTIIDNTFMTPIYQNPIKLGVDIVIHSATKFINGHSDVTAGMVVTNDQEISDTLYKTQKMLGSMLPPYDCWLILRGIKTMKVRMEKEVENAAYIAKELQKHSKVKAVYYPGLEHHKGRKIHYSQASSGGAVLTFDLGNYENVKNFFAHVTIPIVAVSLGGVESILSYPFTMSHAVIPEKGRIELGVTDGLVRLSCGLEDKDDLLNDLHKALDHVKAASALRKKVL, from the coding sequence ATGAAGCTAGATACAAAATTAATTCACGGTGGTCCGTTAATTGATCCGCATACTGGAAGTTCATCCGTACCTATTTATCAAGCCTCCACCTTTCATCAAGCACAATTTACAGAATCACAAGAGTTTACCTATACTCGATTTGGTAATCCCACAAGAAAGGCTTTAGAGGAAACGATTGCCTGTTTGGAATATGCAAAATATGGATATGCCTTTTCATCTGGTATGGCAGCGATTTCTACGGTGCTGCTTAATTTTTCACAAGGTGATCACTTAATCTTATGCAAAGATATCTATGGAGGGGCCTATCAGCTTGTAACCGAGATGTTTCCAAGATACGGAATCGAATACACTTTCGTGGACGAAACGGATCTCGATTCCTGGAAGAAAGCAATCAGGAAAAAAACAAAAGGAATTTATATCGAGACACCTTCTAATCCATTGTTAACGATAACCGATATAAGAGGTGTTGTAAAATTAGCAAAACAACACAATCTACTGACCATTATTGACAATACGTTTATGACGCCAATTTACCAAAATCCGATTAAACTCGGAGTCGATATCGTGATCCATAGTGCGACAAAATTTATTAACGGCCATAGTGATGTAACCGCCGGAATGGTTGTGACCAACGACCAAGAGATTTCTGATACGTTATACAAAACACAAAAAATGCTTGGTAGTATGCTTCCCCCATATGATTGTTGGTTAATTTTAAGAGGAATCAAGACAATGAAAGTCCGTATGGAAAAGGAAGTAGAAAACGCGGCATATATTGCGAAAGAGCTCCAAAAACATAGCAAAGTGAAGGCCGTCTATTACCCTGGTCTTGAACATCACAAAGGTAGAAAGATCCATTATTCCCAAGCAAGCAGTGGAGGGGCTGTCCTGACCTTTGATTTAGGAAACTATGAAAATGTAAAAAACTTTTTTGCCCATGTGACCATTCCGATAGTCGCCGTGAGTTTAGGCGGGGTAGAATCCATATTATCTTATCCGTTCACCATGTCTCATGCCGTAATCCCTGAAAAAGGACGAATTGAATTAGGGGTGACCGACGGGTTAGTTCGACTAAGCTGCGGGCTTGAAGATAAAGATGACCTTCTTAATGATTTACACAAGGCATTAGATCATGTAAAAGCCGCATCTGCATTACGGAAAAAAGTACTATAA